The Apium graveolens cultivar Ventura chromosome 6, ASM990537v1, whole genome shotgun sequence genome contains a region encoding:
- the LOC141666566 gene encoding uncharacterized protein LOC141666566 — MTVAIFVILDKSKDKCMAFCYINPSTIYPIPPHLSYCQIKKREREREKHPNSRKKMSQVTEEIISSASEIHYGNELCKVKTQLLLSEVGLPNGLLPLKDMEECGYVKDTGFVWLKQKKKCEHKFDKVGKLVSYAPEVTAVVEKGKIKKLTGVKTKELLMWVTLSDIYLDDPPTGKITFKTPTGLFRTFSASAFEVEEAKDVKIAKGENVAAKEVEVKEV; from the coding sequence ATGACGGTGGCAATCTTTGTAATTTTAGACAAGTCCAAGGACAAATGCATGGCATTCTGCTATATTAACCCCTCCACAATTTACCCCATTCCACCACATCTTTCATATTGTCAgataaaaaaaagagagagagagagagagaaacacCCAAACAGTAGGAAAAAAATGTCTCAAGTGACAGAAGAAATAATAAGCAGTGCCTCAGAGATTCACTATGGCAATGAGCTTTGCAAAGTGAAAACACAGTTGTTGCTCTCAGAAGTAGGCTTACCAAATGGCCTCCTTCCTTTGAAAGACATGGAAGAGTGTGGTTATGTCAAAGACACTGGCTTTGTTtggctcaaacaaaagaaaaaatGTGAGCACAAGTTTGATAAAGTAGGCAAACTTGTGTCTTATGCACCTGAAGTCACTGCAGTTGTTGAAAAAGGCAAGATCAAGAAACTGACTGGTGTCAAGACTAAGGAGCTATTAATGTGGGTCACATTGAGTGATATCTATCTTGATGATCCTCCCACCGGAAAAATCACCTTCAAGACTCCTACTGGCCTGTTTAGGACCTTTTCTGCTTCTGCTTTCGAGGTTGAGGAAGCTAAAGATGTGAAGATTGCTAAGGGAGAAAATGTAGCTGCCAAAGAAGTTGAAGTTAAGGAGGTTTGA